In Ruegeria sp. YS9, the genomic window GGCACCTCTGTCGGTCGCCGTGGCGCTTGCGGACAAACTTGATACTCTGGCCGGGTTCTGGGCGATCGATGAAAAGCCCACCGGGTCGAAGGACCCGTTCGCGCTGCGTCGCGCGGCCTTGGGGGTGATCCGGTTGATCCTGAACAATGATCTGCGGCTGAAGCTCGACCGTTTCTTCGACGCGCAACTCGTTCGGGCCGAAGCGGCTTCGAACGAAGCCTTGCACGACGGGCATGTCGCAGAGCTGTTGGATGAGATTGCCGACCACGGTGTTTTCGGAGCAGCGTTCCGTACGGTGAAGGAGAAGCTTGCGGGCGACAAGGCCGGGACGCACCAAATGGCGGACTTTCTGCATCTTGAACGGAAGGTACCCGATACGTCAGATGACCTTTTGTCCTTCTTCCACGACCGGCTCAAAGTCTTCCTCCGAGACGAGGGCATCCGCCATGACATCATCGACGCCTGCATCGCGATGGAGGGCAATGACGACCTCAACCTGCTGGTCAAACGTGCGCGCGCGCTGAATGCGGTGATCGCGACCGAGGATGGGGAAAACCTCGTGCAGGGGTTCAAGCGGGCCAACAACATCCTGACCCAGGCCGAGGAAAAGGACGGCGTGGAATACTCTTACGGTGCGGATGTGAAATTCGCCGAGACCGAAAGCGAGAAGGCGCTTTTCGCGGCTTTGGACAGGGCTCAGTCGCAGATCGATGTGGCTCTGAAGTCCGAAGACTTCGCAGCTGCCGTGGCCGCCATGGCCGCGCTGCGCGGCCCTGTGGACGGTTTTTTTGAGGACGTGCAGGTCAACACCGACAATGATGTGATCCGCCGCAACCGGCTGAACCTGCTCAGTCAGATCAGGCAGGTTTGCTCCAGCGTGGCCGATCTTTCGCGGATCGAAGGTTAAAACCTCGGGCACGCAGCGATGCGTGCCCACAACGCCCTTGCACGAAGGGCGCAAGCGCTTATGCTGCACGCAAATCAAAAGGTGCTGCAGTGCAGAATAATCCGCATACCACGCTCATTACGCCCGATGCTCCGGTCACGGCCCATACCCATGGCGGGCGGGCCAAGTGTCTGCAACGACTGGTTCGACTGGACCTGCCGGTGCCCCGGACCGTCGCGCTGTCGTTTGATGCGGTCCATCAGATTGCGGAAGGCGAAGTTCCGAACCTTGACGCGATCCTTGAGCAATTCGATCCGGCGACCTTGCTGTGCGTCCGACCAAGTTCCGAAGATCCCGACTGGGGCGGGCCCGGTGCGGTTCTGAACATTGGCATGAATGATGCACGCTATGTGGACCTGTCCGATACGATGGGGGCAGAGGCCGCCGCAGCGCTGTATCTCAGGTTCGTTCAAAGCTATGCGATCCACGTGGCGCGGCTGGACGCGGACGTGTTTGATGACATCGACATGGATGGCAGCGAAGGTCTGCGCCATTCCCTGCGCGCGTACGAAGATGAAACGGACGAAGCTTTTCCGCAGGACCGCGGTGAACAGCTGATCGGTGTTTTGCGCTCGATGGCCCGCGCATGGGATGGGACATCCGCTCGGCTGTTGCGGCAGGCCAAGGGCGCCCCGGCAGATGCCGGTCTTGGGCTTGTCATTCAAGAGATGATCCCGGGGGTCGGGCAGGGTGAATGCGGATCAGGTGTGCTTCAACTGGTCGACTCGACCACAGGAATGCCGCAGATCACGGGGCGCTACCTGAGCCAGAGCCAGGGCCGTGATGCGCTGGGCGAAGATGTGGCCGCGCTGTTTCTTGAAAAAGACCCGCGTGGACCGTCGCTTGAAGAAGTCGCACCCAAAGCCTTTGCCGAGTTGAAGCAACAAGCTGCGCTGATGCGTGAAAAACTGCGCGAAGAAATGCAGGTCGAGTTCGTCATTCAAAACGGCAACGTGCATATTCTGGACGGCGTCCGGGTTCAGAGAACGTCGCGCGCGGCGATGCGGATCGCCGTTCGTCTGGCCGAAGACGGGATCATACCGCCGCAAGAGGCGGTGATGCGTGTGGACCCCCACGCGCTGAATGAGCTTTTGCACCGGCAGGTCCATCCGGAAGCGCGGCGTGACGTGCTGACGACGGCCATCGGTGCCAGCCCGGGCGCTTCAACGGGAAAGATCGTGTTTACATCCGCAGAAGCGCAGGCCAGTGCCGCGCGCGGCGAGGCCTGCGTTCTGGTCCGCCGCGAAACCTCGCCCGAGGATGTGCGCGGGATGCATGCGGCCGTTGCGGTTCTGACGGAAAAAGGCGGGATGACCAGCCACGCCGCCGTGATTGGCCGTGGACTTGGCCTGCCCTGTATCGTTGGTGCCTCAGACATGCGGTTCCAGGCCAAAAAGAAGATGCTGACCGCACCCGATGGTCGAGTTTTCAAGACCGGCGATATTCTGACCATCGATGGCAGTTCCGGTCAGGTGCTGGCAGGGCAGCCCGCCATGCTTGAGGCCGCGTTGGATGATTGTTTTCAGACCTTGATGGCATGGGCCGATGCCGAGCGTGATATTGACATCCGCGCCAATGCCGACACACCGGCCGATGCGCAGACGGCGCGCAACTTTCAGGCGCAGGGGATCGGCCTGTGTCGGACGGAGCATATGTTCTTTGAACCCGGCCGCCTGATCGTGATGCGCGAGATGATTTTTGCGCAAACGTCTTCGGGCAGGGCGGCTGTGCTGGAACGTTTGCTTCCGATGCAGCGTGAGGACTTTGTTCAGCTGTTCAGAATCATGGAAGGGCAGCCCGTCTGCATTCGCCTGTTCGACCCGCCCTTGCACGAGTTCCTGCCCACCACGCGCAGCGGTCAACGGGAATTGGCCGAGGCGCTGGATTTGCCGGTTTCCGATGTCGAGCGTCGGGTTGACGCGATGACGGAATACAATCCGATGCTGGGCCTGCGCGGTGTTCGTCTGGGCGTGACCGTTCCCGAAATCTATGACATGCAAGCGCGCGCGATCTTCGAAGCCACGCTGGATGCCAGAAAGAACGGCGCCCCCGTCGTGCCCGAAGTGATGATACCGCTGGTATCCGCGAAACGAGAGGTCGAACTGGTCAAGTCCCGCATCGATACGGTGGCGGCGGCGGTCGCGTCAGAACGCGGGCAGGAGTTTGAATATCGGCTGGGTGTGATGGTCGAAACCCCGCGCGCCTGTCTGCGCGCAGAAGAGATCGCCCCGCAGACCGCGTTCATGAGTTTCGGAACGAATGACCTGACGCAGATGACATATGGTCTGTCCCGCGACGATGCCGGCCGTTTCATGTCCGCTTATGTTCGCCAGGGTGTCTTCGGCGAAGATCCGTTCCACGTTCTTGATCCGGATGGGGTCGGGGAACTGCTGAAGCTGGGAGCCGAGCGGGGACGAGCCGCGAAACCGGATGTGACCCTGTCTGTTTGCGGAGAACACGGCGGAAACCCCGAATCAATCGCCATTTGCAGGGATTTGGGGTTCGACTATGTTTCGTGTTCGCCGTTCCGGGTTCCGGTCGCTCGGCTGGCTGCCGCTCAACTGGCGATTTCCTCCAGACTTGGGGGTTGACAGGGCCTGAAAACCCAAGGATTAGTGGGTTATCTGGACACTCGTAGGCGAAATTTATCTTCGCTACGGGCAAGATTCCACTTGCATTTTCCGAAAGACTGGACCTTTGCGCTCGATTGCGTTAAATGCCTCGTCGCGCCCGCCGGGGGAGGGTATGGCGCGTGAAGTGCCTGTGCGAGGTTATCTGATGCTACGTTACATAATGGCTGTTGCCACAATGGCGGCAACCGTGCTGCCCAGTGCGTCCTTCGCCGAGAGGGAAGCAATTGATACTGCAAAGAAAGAGCTTGTCGCCCGCAGCGAATTGCCGGCGCAAAGCTTTCGCGACTATTTCAAACTGTTCCAACCGCGTAAGGCGGCCAAACCAGTTGAAGTAACATACTCCAAGGACTGGCTTGACCAGCAACCCAAGGCAACCGGTGACGAAAACTGGAAGTGCCTGTCCGAGGCATTGTACTTCGAAGCCCGTGGCGAAAGCGTGCGTGGCCAGTTTGCTGTGGCCGAGGTCATCTTGAACCGGGTCAAAAGCAGCCGCTTTCCAAGCTCTCTGTGTGGTGTGATCCGTCAGGGGACCGGCAAGAAATACCAGTGCCAGTTCACCTATACATGTGACGGTCGCAAAGAGGTCATCCACGAGAAGAAAGCGTATGAGCGCGTGTCCAAGGTCGCTCGGGCCGCCATTGATGGTATCGGCCAAGAGCTGACCGAAGGGGCGACCCACTACCACACGACGGCGGTTCGGCCATCTTGGTCGCGGGTCTATAAACAGACCGCGCGGATCGGTGTGCACATTTTCTACCGCCACAACTATCGGACAGCGAGCAACTGATTGACG contains:
- a CDS encoding pyruvate, phosphate dikinase, which codes for MQNNPHTTLITPDAPVTAHTHGGRAKCLQRLVRLDLPVPRTVALSFDAVHQIAEGEVPNLDAILEQFDPATLLCVRPSSEDPDWGGPGAVLNIGMNDARYVDLSDTMGAEAAAALYLRFVQSYAIHVARLDADVFDDIDMDGSEGLRHSLRAYEDETDEAFPQDRGEQLIGVLRSMARAWDGTSARLLRQAKGAPADAGLGLVIQEMIPGVGQGECGSGVLQLVDSTTGMPQITGRYLSQSQGRDALGEDVAALFLEKDPRGPSLEEVAPKAFAELKQQAALMREKLREEMQVEFVIQNGNVHILDGVRVQRTSRAAMRIAVRLAEDGIIPPQEAVMRVDPHALNELLHRQVHPEARRDVLTTAIGASPGASTGKIVFTSAEAQASAARGEACVLVRRETSPEDVRGMHAAVAVLTEKGGMTSHAAVIGRGLGLPCIVGASDMRFQAKKKMLTAPDGRVFKTGDILTIDGSSGQVLAGQPAMLEAALDDCFQTLMAWADAERDIDIRANADTPADAQTARNFQAQGIGLCRTEHMFFEPGRLIVMREMIFAQTSSGRAAVLERLLPMQREDFVQLFRIMEGQPVCIRLFDPPLHEFLPTTRSGQRELAEALDLPVSDVERRVDAMTEYNPMLGLRGVRLGVTVPEIYDMQARAIFEATLDARKNGAPVVPEVMIPLVSAKREVELVKSRIDTVAAAVASERGQEFEYRLGVMVETPRACLRAEEIAPQTAFMSFGTNDLTQMTYGLSRDDAGRFMSAYVRQGVFGEDPFHVLDPDGVGELLKLGAERGRAAKPDVTLSVCGEHGGNPESIAICRDLGFDYVSCSPFRVPVARLAAAQLAISSRLGG
- a CDS encoding cell wall hydrolase; translated protein: MLRYIMAVATMAATVLPSASFAEREAIDTAKKELVARSELPAQSFRDYFKLFQPRKAAKPVEVTYSKDWLDQQPKATGDENWKCLSEALYFEARGESVRGQFAVAEVILNRVKSSRFPSSLCGVIRQGTGKKYQCQFTYTCDGRKEVIHEKKAYERVSKVARAAIDGIGQELTEGATHYHTTAVRPSWSRVYKQTARIGVHIFYRHNYRTASN